From one Catellatospora sp. IY07-71 genomic stretch:
- a CDS encoding GntR family transcriptional regulator has translation MSERQDGHGVLVRVSGEAPYRQIVGQIRDRIDSGRLRPGDRVPSARQITAEWGVALATATKVLAALRTEGLVTAVRGVGTVVADRTPAPPAPPTRRERRPRTEPADTTTRDQVIRHALALADAEGLDAVSMRRLAAEHELPTMGLYRYVRGKDDLVRMMVDAAFAEAPLPSVPPRGAYAQLELAARHLWDIFRRHPWLAPTMSITRPEFAPHGMRYTEFVLAALAPLGLPMTEMMHVNISLFGFVRGLAMGFETEAQAAQHTGLTSDEWMQRQGELFGGIIGSGGFPMVARIAEIDDFELSLDAVFDYGLPRLLTGLLGRAPSTSENDKKVPFLSQDV, from the coding sequence GTGAGCGAGCGGCAGGACGGCCATGGTGTACTAGTACGCGTGAGCGGCGAGGCACCCTACCGGCAGATCGTCGGGCAGATCCGTGACCGCATCGACAGCGGGCGTCTGCGCCCCGGCGACCGGGTGCCGTCGGCGCGGCAGATCACCGCCGAGTGGGGCGTGGCCCTGGCCACCGCGACGAAGGTGCTGGCCGCGCTGCGTACCGAGGGACTGGTCACCGCCGTGCGCGGGGTCGGCACCGTGGTCGCGGACCGCACCCCCGCCCCGCCCGCGCCGCCCACCCGCCGCGAGCGGCGCCCGCGCACCGAGCCCGCCGACACCACGACCCGTGACCAGGTGATCCGGCACGCGCTGGCGCTCGCCGACGCCGAGGGCCTCGACGCCGTGTCGATGCGCCGGCTCGCCGCCGAGCACGAGCTGCCCACCATGGGCCTCTACCGCTACGTGCGCGGCAAGGACGACCTGGTCCGGATGATGGTCGACGCCGCGTTCGCCGAGGCGCCGCTGCCCTCGGTGCCGCCGCGCGGCGCGTACGCGCAGCTGGAGCTGGCCGCCCGGCACCTGTGGGACATCTTCCGGCGCCACCCGTGGCTGGCCCCGACGATGTCGATCACGCGGCCGGAGTTCGCGCCGCACGGCATGCGTTACACGGAGTTCGTGCTGGCCGCGCTCGCCCCGCTGGGGCTGCCGATGACCGAGATGATGCACGTCAACATCAGCCTGTTCGGGTTCGTACGCGGCCTGGCCATGGGGTTCGAGACCGAGGCGCAGGCGGCCCAGCACACCGGCCTGACCAGCGACGAGTGGATGCAGCGGCAGGGCGAGCTGTTCGGCGGCATCATCGGCTCCGGCGGCTTCCCGATGGTGGCCCGCATCGCCGAGATCGACGACTTCGAGCTGAGCCTGGACGCCGTCTTCGACTACGGCCTGCCCCGTCTGCTGACCGGCCTGTTGGGAAGGGCACCTTCTACATCGGAAAACGATAAGAAGGTGCCCTTCCTTTCTCAGGACGTGTAG
- a CDS encoding FAD-dependent monooxygenase produces the protein MRTNTVLISGASIAGPALAYWLHHHGYAVTVVERASAIRPGGHAVDIRGVARDVCAQMGIMPQITRDRVHEEGFAWVDPAGRRTSEMPASLFGGEGIVAEYEILRGDLANILYEATRADADYRFGDRITALSDGDGGVEVTFRSGRTEHYDLVIGADGIHSGVRALAFGPEERFIRGLGAYTAYFTMPAQADLDPHWFLMHGIPGGRCAGIRPENEHTAKAMLSFRADGRTVDPRDLGAQKALLAEVFAGAGWRVPAMLDAMRDAPDFYFDVIGQVHMDRWSTGRVALLGDAGYCASPLSGLGTSMSLVGAYLLAGELARSGGEHVAAFAAYGRLMRPYVKQCQQLPPGGVRGMLPDSQWAISLRDLSTRIMTRRPFAALMAKQAAKADAITLPAYA, from the coding sequence ATGAGGACCAACACCGTACTGATCTCGGGAGCGAGCATCGCCGGACCGGCGCTGGCGTACTGGCTGCATCACCACGGATACGCGGTGACCGTGGTGGAGCGCGCGTCCGCGATCCGGCCCGGCGGGCACGCCGTCGACATCCGCGGCGTCGCCCGCGACGTCTGCGCGCAGATGGGGATCATGCCGCAGATCACCCGCGACCGGGTGCACGAGGAGGGCTTCGCCTGGGTCGACCCGGCCGGGCGGCGCACCTCGGAGATGCCCGCGAGCCTGTTCGGCGGCGAGGGCATCGTCGCCGAGTACGAGATCCTGCGCGGCGACCTCGCCAACATCCTCTACGAGGCCACCCGCGCCGACGCCGACTACCGCTTCGGCGACCGGATCACGGCACTGTCCGACGGCGACGGCGGCGTCGAGGTGACCTTCCGCAGCGGCCGCACCGAGCACTACGACCTGGTGATCGGCGCGGACGGCATCCACTCCGGGGTGCGGGCGCTCGCGTTCGGGCCCGAGGAGCGCTTCATCCGGGGGCTGGGCGCGTACACGGCGTACTTCACCATGCCCGCGCAGGCCGACCTCGATCCGCACTGGTTCCTGATGCACGGGATCCCGGGCGGGCGCTGCGCCGGGATCCGGCCGGAGAACGAGCACACCGCCAAGGCCATGCTGTCCTTCCGTGCCGACGGGCGCACCGTGGACCCCCGTGACCTCGGTGCGCAGAAGGCGCTGCTGGCCGAGGTGTTCGCCGGGGCCGGCTGGCGGGTGCCCGCCATGCTCGACGCGATGCGGGACGCGCCCGACTTCTACTTCGACGTCATCGGGCAGGTGCACATGGACCGGTGGAGCACCGGCCGGGTCGCGCTGCTCGGCGACGCCGGTTACTGCGCGTCCCCGCTCAGCGGCCTGGGCACCAGCATGTCCCTGGTGGGGGCGTATCTGCTCGCCGGCGAGCTGGCCCGCTCCGGCGGCGAGCACGTGGCCGCGTTCGCGGCGTACGGGCGCCTGATGCGGCCGTACGTGAAGCAGTGCCAGCAGCTGCCGCCCGGCGGCGTGCGCGGCATGCTGCCCGACTCCCAGTGGGCGATCAGCCTGCGCGACCTGAGCACCCGCATCATGACCCGCCGCCCGTTCGCCGCCCTGATGGCCAAGCAGGCCGCCAAGGCCGACGCCATCACCCTCCCCGCCTACGCATAA
- a CDS encoding antibiotic biosynthesis monooxygenase, which yields MIEGSAPAGPVPDDEPVSVLFTWRVVPGREADFERWLEEINQVSSRFPGHQGVTWLRPPAGTPEDQRRYHCVLRFDNGRHLSRWLTSPEREVTVRHLAGIAEEAEQRETTTGMETWFSLPGRPVLPPARWKMALVSFLGVYPLILIFNLLGAEHLAELPLPYLLRAAIIPLLLSILLTYLVMPFLSRLLRRYLY from the coding sequence GTGATCGAGGGATCGGCGCCCGCGGGGCCGGTGCCCGACGACGAACCCGTCTCCGTGCTGTTCACCTGGCGCGTCGTGCCCGGCCGCGAGGCGGACTTCGAGCGGTGGCTGGAGGAGATCAACCAGGTCTCGTCCCGGTTCCCCGGCCACCAGGGCGTGACGTGGCTGCGCCCGCCCGCCGGCACGCCCGAGGACCAGCGCCGCTACCACTGCGTACTGCGCTTCGACAACGGCCGCCACCTCAGCCGCTGGCTCACCTCACCTGAGCGGGAGGTGACCGTCCGGCACCTGGCCGGCATCGCGGAGGAGGCCGAGCAGCGCGAGACCACCACCGGCATGGAGACCTGGTTCAGCCTGCCCGGCCGCCCCGTCCTCCCACCCGCCAGGTGGAAGATGGCCCTGGTCTCGTTCCTCGGCGTCTATCCCCTGATCCTGATCTTCAACCTGCTCGGCGCCGAGCACCTCGCCGAACTCCCCCTGCCCTACCTGCTCCGCGCCGCGATCATCCCCCTGCTCCTCTCCATCCTCCTCACCTACCTCGTCATGCCCTTCCTCAGCCGCCTCCTCCGCCGCTACCTCTACTGA